GGCTATCGAGATACAACTTTAGAATGTGATTCTCAGGTTATTTTTAATATGATAAAAGGGAATACAGGAGTGACTTGGAGCCTACATTGTACTATTCTGGAGATTAAAAACTTTTGGCAGGGACTAACTCGAGGATTTCACATTGTTATAGAGAGGCAAACCAAGTCGTCGATGCTCTTGCTAAGCATGGGGTTGAAGAAGGTGAATCATTTTTTTAATCCAAAGGATCTTCCTAGAGATTTAGTAGGACCTTATATATTGGACAAAGCTTATATGGCAACCATAAGTCATAAACATAGGAAAACTCCACCGTTGTGCTCTTCTGTACCTATTTTCTGGATTACAGTTATGATGTAATCAGTTTTCTATGGACAGAGGTTTTGATTCAGACACCCCTCTGTTTGTATCACATTTTGGATGGAAATAACGGGTCATCCCCACCTAACAACATAAAATTATACATAAAAAAACATTTGCACACCTAATAAAACTGCACCATACTCACACTTACTAAATGATTAAAGGTTGTTAATCCAAACAATAAGGAGCCACAGAATCCTCCGATGCAACATTCCTTTAGCGAAGTGAAAAGGTTGCTGATTCTCTCATAGCTATAGAAACAAGAAGATCAAGAATTGAAAGAGACTTGGAACCAACCAACTTTAATACCCTCCCCTCTTTATCTGCTTTATTTGTTAACGGCAAAGACTTGGTTGGAACTACTCCTATAAGATTAGTTCCTGATTGAAATAATGATACTACTTAAACTCTTTCATTGCTTTAAGTAAGAGAGTAGTGAGCCCTCCGTTCATTCGGTaaatttgtttttgaattttaaagcCAGAAAAGATTGGGGGAAAGTtataaagaaaaaaggaaaaattaaaagaGAAAGATTGAATTAGTCCCCATCTTCAGTTGTCCATTAGTGAAAATGTCAAATATCatctttcaattaaaataaataaccaattgtttaacccaaaaatagatttttcggtcaaaactaatagtaaaaaaaaattgggttactgataaccaaaatTATTTCACTTTCTTGGTAATTCAAATAatagaaaaaataaggaaaataataaGTAAGGAAAGAAAGCTTAATGTTGATTGCTAATCTCTCCCATAATTGCGGTTTGAACACTTGAATAAAGTAAAAGACTGATTGCATATATTGAAAGAATATTCAGCTACCTTTACAAATGAGGAACGAGTCCTTATATCAGGATACACAATTATAACGGTTTTTCTACTTAATTTTGACTCGTTAATGGCATTAATTGACTTGATTGCCCGTTACCATATTTAATTGTAACAGTTATAATAATAACTGAGGCTTTCCCGTAATCAAGATCAATGCCGATTTCCCTTCCTTATTTTTAACAGATTCATGAATCTTTCCCTTTTATGGTCTTCATTAATCTCATGTCTATTTCTTCTTTTCCAGCTATCAGGGTTGGTGCCTCTTCTGATGAAACATCGGGGTGTTTCATTCGTGCCTTTTCGTTTTCCTTTATTGACTCAACTGAAAGTGCCACTTGTCACCTCGTTCATGATCTACGTGTCATACcttttttccaccaatacagATAATTCTCCCACTTTATGAatattctcaactgaatattCAATAAGTGATAAGTTTTTATGGTGGGAATTCCTCTCCACCTTTTCCCGATTATCATAATGCCTTCTTGAGAATCGATGAGACATACGACATATTTATTTAATGCTCAATATACGTGTCTCCTTGAAATTGGCTCTGCAATTTTCAGCGCATTTTTAGGGTTTTTCTGTTGTTGCATCAGTCACGAAGTGACGATCCATGATGACAGTTCATAATGACCATCTCTGATGACGGTTTCCTTCCCCTATAAATACCTCATCACACTCAACTTCAAAAATTCTTTTCTTCTTCCCTGCATTCATATTTTTAACTTCTCTTgtagttcttcttcttttttctataTCTTCACCATTAAAGATGTCTTTTCGTTCGTTAAACCCTTCTTCATCATTAGGATCTCATAAGGTAGTGATCGTTGATGAGCTCCATCCCTCTACTGCTCCTACTAGGAGTAGGAGAAGTGGCAGACTATGTAGCTTAGGTTCTTTGTCTACTCGTAGTTCTACTCCTCAAAGTAGTACTGCCAAGCCTTCTTCTTCTAGGGCTAGAACTTCCTTAACTCCTAGATCTTCCTCTAGAGGGAGAGATCATAATGAACCCATACGAGAACACACTATTTTTTAGATTGTGCCacaagaattatatttgtatcaaATCGTGAAGCTATAAGGATACAGGTTTCTTCCATAGCGTCTCTTAACCTTGCTTATCATTACACTAGCTTAATTACTCTATTCATCGTTTCCTTGGTTCAACATGAATATCACGGGAAACCTGATTTTCCAGTAATGACCCCTAGTGCTGATGATAGAATCACTTCTTACCATGAAGGTTATTTCTTTGTTTATACCTACCTCTTTACCTTAGGGTTTACCCCTCCTATTGATCCTGTGATCATTGAATTTTGCCGCTACTTCAATGTGTGCCTCGGTCAAATAGGTCCAATTATGAGGAGGGAAGTTTCTTGCCTTCGTTACTTGTCAGGTTTATTTTCCGCCCCTTTTACATTCCGTCACTTACTCCACTTGTACTCTCCGAAACTTTTTCGTGAAGGTATTTTTTTCCCTCATGGCTAGAAGTAAAAGAGTTTTAGTCAACGTCGAGGATGACCGTGACCGTGGCTGGTATGCTCAATTTATTGTTGTTCCAACTGGTGAGTTAGTGGGTGATAAGAATATTCTCTTCCCTGAGAAGTAAAACTTTGCACGTAAGTATTTTTCcctcttatttctttttttttccttgacGTTTTAATTTTTTTCGCATAAGTATAAGTTCATTTTTCAGCAACCATGGAAGTCTTCGTAGAAATTCCTGACTTCCGTGATTGGGTGGAAAAAATGTTGATTGTTGCTCTCATGGACAAGAGATCTTGGAATTGTTTTTCACAGAAATTTGGATGGAAAGTGAAGACCCACGGTATACTTTTATTCCCATGACTCTCCTTCTCTTtgttcttccttttcttttccttcGATATATTTTTTCGTTTGCCATTTTTTTAGGGTTTGCCATTTGTGGTATCAGCCCCGCTTCTGTTCCTACTACTAGGCTTTCTGTTAGCTCTGCACAGGAATAAATTTTAAGCGTGTCTTCATCTAAAAATAAGAATGCTAAGTCCATAATTCTGAAGATGAAGAGCATAATGAAGAATGTTCTTTAGTGAGGAAACCACGAGTGAGAAGGCGCGTGTTCTTTAGACGATGAAGCCCATATTTCTCAAGACCCCCCCCTCCGGGTTCCATTACTTTTAGCCTTGTTGATGAGCTAGAGAGTGTCCAATTGGACATCTCTTATCAAGATGTTGGTCATTTTGATAACCCCCCCCAAGTCCCGTTGACAGACCCTTTGCCGACGGATTTGAGGGTGAAAAGATTTTGGTCCTGTTTCAGAGGAGCCACCACTTGCCTCTCTTCCGATGACTTCGGTTACCCCCGTTGCCAATCCTCCTAGTTCTTCTGCTTCTTTTCCTACAACTGCCccagttgttatctctgttgctACTTCTCATGAATAAGTTGAGCCTTCTAGCGGTAGACGGGACATGAAGAAGGTTTTAATTGAAGTCCCCGATGGTAGGAATCTATTGAAGAAATCTGGTCAGGCCGTTGTATGGTTAAAACTATTACTCATGTATATAACTCCCTTTCCTTGTCTTTTTATAGATTAATTTGACAGGTACGGACCTTATGAGAAGGATTTCTTGGAATGACCAACAAGTGATTGAGTTGCGCACCGAGGCTGATAATTGGAAGGAGCAATTCCAAAGCCTTCAACTGGAGAAAGATGTTCTTGCTAGAGAGAATAGAGCTCTGGATCAGCAATTAAATATAACCACCGCCGAACTAGTGGTTTTGAAAGCTTCCTTCAATCAAGTTAAAAATAACAAGGATAGATTGGAATCATCCTTCCCTGAACATCATTCAAAGGCAAATAAAGAAATAAGAAGCTTGAATGAGCTCCTTAACCAAAAAGAGGTATACGCGGGTGATTTGGTCTAGATTCTCACCTAAGATCAATAAGATCTCTGTGCCTCTTCTGAAAAGATTCAGTTCCTTGAGAGTTCTCTTACTCATTTAAAAGAATCTTATGAAGCTTCAGAAGCAGAGAAAGAAGAGTTGAGGGTTGAAATTGAGCAGTGGGAGAAGGATTACGATGCTCTTGAAGACAAGTTGACACTTGATGTTAGCTAGGCTTTCTTGAACACCCATTTTGAGACTCTAACTGAAGCTAGCTAGGAGGGTTTTGACCTCAATGCTGAAATCGAAAAGGCTAAAGAAGTGATTGAACTAACTTAGCAACGTCAAAGCTTCTCAGCACCCGAGGATGAAAGTTCCAAAAGTAATGGAGATGACTTACTCATGGTGAAGCTGATATTCAACTCTACCCCTCTACCCCTTATGGATGATGCTCCTTAGTTTTTACCCTTTGTATTTGAAAGTGACTTGACTTTGTGTTGGTTTTTGTTGAAACTcgcttttatttttgtttttgtttttgagtagtttttgggagattttcccACCCCTGTTTATGGGGAAatgatataaatatatttttgctGCTTATTATACTTTTTGCTCTTTATGTTCTTGATCTTATACTTACATTAAAAATACTTTAGTAGACCGCGTCTCCAATACACATGGGTCTTTTATAAAAGAGGACCGTTTTATATAACAACACTGATGAATATGACATATCATCTTTATATTGGTGCAAAGATATGAAATATGAAGTAATTTGAAGAAGTTTTATTTTTTGAACATTCAAATAAACATTCTTGTACAACATTTTCACAACTGCTTTCTTTATAGTAGGTTTACAAATACGGGTACATTTTCCCGTGATTAAATATATGGCCTTAACCTAGAAGCTCGTGGGTGTATATTGTAGGTTTTCTAACTCTCTACTGCCCATTCTTTCCGCGAGCTTGAACACTTTTGAAATTTTGACATTTTCTTCAAGGTTTCTTCAAGGTTTTAACTTCGCTTAAGCTATGTTTTTTTAGCGTACATCTTCTTTCCTTGTGTACTCTTCCATATGCATAGTCCCCCTAGTGTTTGAGCATTGAAGCATAAGATCTCGAACACTTGATCAACTCCTTACTTTTGGTTTTTTTCCTGAAAAAGGAAATATATACGGGACTCAGAGGTAATTGTTTAGATGATGATTGCTTAACCCTTTGCCGTCAGAAATGTTATAACCTAGACCGGGAATGATTAATTATTCCACGTGTCTTTCAGGtataatttcatcatttggtacgggctagctttttgcctatcatctaaaatggttagtaaaaCATAAATGAACAAAGTAAAAATTGAACTTTCATAACGCCTTTAACTCTATACgggccttcccaatttggactcaaCTTTCCTACATTTGCTGCTTTTGTTGATCGAAACACTTTTTTGAGGACGAAGTCCCTAATTTTGAAATACCTCAGGTTCCCCTTCCTGTTGTAGTATCGTTCGATCATCTACTTTTCATCCGCCATCCGAACTAATAATGCTTCTCTTCTCTCTTCCGTCAAATCCAAATTTATTCGAAGCTCTTTTTCATTTGTTACTTTGATTGTACGCGTGTATCTCGTGCTTGGTTTCCCTATATCTGCTGGGATTAAAGCTTCCGTTCCATATACAAGCAAAAATGGGGTTTCTCCCGTGCTCGTTTTTGTCATCGTTCGGTAAGCCCATAATACACCCGGTAATACTTTTTGCCACTTGACTTTTGATTCTTCTAATTGCTTCTTTAGGTTGTTGATGATGACCTTATTTGTTGACTCAGCTTGTCTGTTAGCCATTAGGTGGTAAGGCACAGAAGTAATCCATTTAATCttccaacttttgaaaagtcaataaCTTTCACACTTATGAATTGCGGTCCGTTATCACAAACGGTTTACTTTGGGActccaaatcgacatattatattTCTCCAAATGAAGTCCATAACTTCCTTTTCTCGCACATGTTTAAAACCActtgcttctacccattttgataaataatcGGTTAGAAGTAATAAAAATCGTACCTTTCCCTTAGCTTGAGGCATTGGTCCTATGATATCCATGCCCAATTTCATGAATGTCCATGGTGATATAACTGAATGTAGAAATTTCGCCGGTCGATGCATATTATTAGCATATCGTTGGCACTCGCACCTTGCTACAAAATGTTCTGCTTCATCTTCCATTTTTgtccaatagtatcctgctcttatTAGCGTTTTTACCAACGATCTCCGCCCGGCATGATTTACGCAATGCCCCTCATGTACCTCTCTCAATACGTATTCCGTTTGTGAAGGTCCAAGGCATCGTGCTAAAGGTCCACTAAACAGTTGGCGATACAAATTCCCTCATATCAAGCAATACTGAGCAACCTTCAACCGTAGCAATCGAGATTTCTTTTATCCTCGGGAAAAATTCCATACTGCAAAAAGTTAACAAactcgtttctccaatcccaagttaaattattgaaatttacctcATTCATGGTTTGGTCAAGGCCGAATGAAATAAGTGTACCACAACAGCATTTTCTGCATCATCGACGGATGCGAGATTTGCAATgtgtctgcttctgcattttcctcTCTGGGTATTTGTACAACTTTCTATGTTTGCAACTGCCTCAACAATTCTCGTACCTTTTCGAGTTACTGCTGCATTCTTGTTTCTCTTGCCACGTAAGTTCCTTGCATTTGATTGACTACTAGCTGCGAGTCACTTTTGATTACgatttgttcaataccaagctctctAGCAAGCTCTAAATCTGCAATCACAGCTTCATACTCTTCCCCATTATTAGTAATTGGGTAACATTTTATTCCCTATCTTATGATTTCATCTGAGGGCGGAATTAAAATAATTCCCAAACCTGCTCCCTTAACGTGTGAAGAACCCTCAGTAAAAAAGGTCCATGTCCCCGGATTAGCTCTGGTAAATATTCGTAGCTCTTTTTTTGCTTCAGGAATCAGGCTTGAGCTAAAATCTGCTACGAAATTAGCTAACACCTTAGACTTTATAGCAGTTATAGGTTGATATATAATATCATATTAACTAAGCTCTATAGCCCATTTAGCTAACCTTCCTGATAATTTTTGCTTGTGTAATATATTCCTTAGTGGAACAGCAGTTACAACAGaaataggatgacattgaaagtaaggTCATAACTTTCTTGATGCCATAATTTAAGTTAAAGCAAATTTTACTGGGTGAGGATATCGTGTCTCTACATCTAGTAAAGACTTACAAACATAATAGATCGGAGATTGTTTACCTTTGTCTTCACGTACCAGTACAGCGCTTACCGCCACTTCTGACACAATAAGGTAGATGAGCAATATCTCCCCATCTTTTAGCTTTGACAACAAGGGTGGATTTGACATATACGACTTTAAATCCTTTAGAGCTTTTTGACATCATCGTtccattcaaactgattttgctttttctataataaaaaaaacataaagCAGTTTTCTAATGATTTGGATATAATCTTCCTAGGGCCTCTACCCtacctgttaatctttgtacttCTTTCTTGCTCGTGAGAACATCAGGTATTTCTTCAATAACTTTACTCTGTGTGGGATTTACTTCAATACCTCTGTTAGAAATAAGGAAGCCCAAAAGTTTACTTCAAGCCACGCCAAAAGCACATTTTTTCTGGGTTCAACTTCTTTCTTTATTGCTCTGTTATACTTGCAGAGAATTTCTAAAGTTTCAGCCAAATGTTGAAAATGGTCCCCTGCCTGTGTTGACTTGAacaacatatcatctatgtagaCCTTCATAGTTTTTTCCAagtgttcttgaaatattttggtcCGCAATCTTTGATACGATGCTCcagcatttttcaagccaaatgTCATGACTTTAGAGAAATAAGTCCCCCTGtttgtgataaatgaagtctttacCTTATCTAGAGGGTCCATTTTTATCTGATTTTAACCAGAATAAgcatttaaaaaatttaaaagctCATGAACTTCGGTAGAATCAATTAATTGGTCTGTGTGCGGTAAAGGAAATGAATCTTTaggacaaaatttataaaaatcgGTATAATCTACACAGACTCGCCACTTTCTATTCTTTTTTGAAATCACAACAGTATTAGCTAACTagtcaggatactttacctctttCTTTCAACCAATTTTCAGAAGTTTTTGTACCTCATCATGGATCACTTGATTTGTCCCGTTCCTTTTTTAATCGAGAAGAAGAACTCGTCTCCTTTTGCCTTGATCTTGAATCAAATTGTGCATTCTCTTGTTTAGGCCGGGAAACTCGCCCCGTAGGTGCCATGTAAGGCTCGTACTTGTTCTTACTGGACCTTCTCTCTGATTCCGAGCATCTAGATCCTAGACTTTCATCTGCGATTGGATGAGTAACTGTATCTTATTCTATCCGCAGCTTTCATGTTGTATCCATTGTACACATCATTCCATGTAGTTACAAGAAACTCCCGCAAACTTTCTTTCAACGTCCTCgtggcttctgaacttttctcaTTCAAATTTCTTACAAATTCCATAGCCGCCCAATTATTAGGTACCCGTGATAGCATCATTCTCTCACGTTGGAATCTATTTGTGAACTCTCTGAGCGATTTTGTACTTACCTGTTTAACTTTGAAGATATTTTTCATCCTTTTTTAAACTTTGTGAGtccccgaatgtgcttttataaatgaatTTGCAAcctcagcaaaagaatcaatagagctTTTAGGTAAGAGTGAGTACCATATTAACGCCTATTTCGTAAGAGTTTCACCAAACATCTTGATCAAGACAGATTCAATCTCCTGCTTGGTTAAATTATTGCCTTTTACACCTCTGGTGAACGCAGTAACGTGATCCCGTGGGTCAGATGTCCCATCATATTTAGGAATATAAAGgcattttaaaatttttggaaGTTGGCAATGGTGCTGCACTTGGCTTCCAGGTTTGTTGTCAATATTTGTCAATACCCACACCCTGCTTATAGGAGCCACGCCAGGTATTTGTTCTATATGCTCATTTTTCTCCTTCAGTTGTTTCTGCAGAGTTAGTActaaactttgtaaattctaattatTCGGTGTACCTGATCCTCCATTACGGGATTTGTTTGGTATTTCTCCACTACCAGAATTGTCAAGTCCTGAACGCAGATTTTCTAAGGTGGCATTCACTGGTGGCGGAGTTTGTGCTGCATTGGGCAATCCACTCGCAAAATCTCGTAGTGCTTCGTTGACATATTGTGCAATCAACTGCTTCAAAGCATCCTGCTCGATGGTTTGTTCACCTCCTTGTTGCCCATCAGTACGTAAAGCAAACCTTTTAGGTGAACTTTCTCGTGAATGCTGAGGAATAGCTGTGGGTGTGTGATGTTGTGGATTTCCACCTTGTTGATTCAGCTGGTTATTATCATTAGTAGTAGACATGTTTTGTTGCTAAAAAATAAGATTTGGAAAGTGAATAGATTATTAGATTCTCGGTAACGAAACCAATTTGCTTAACCCAAAAATAGAATTCTCGGTCAAAGCTAATATTAGGAAAAAATCAGGTTGGTTAAAAAAATCGAGTTACTGATAACCAAAATTACTTCACTTTCTTAGTAATTCAAAGAATAGGaaaaataatggaaataataGGTATGGAAAGAAAGCTTAATATTGATTGCTAAACTCTCCCATAATTGTCCTTTTAACAGCTGAATAAAGTAAAAGACTGATTGAATATATTGAAAAAATATTCAAATACATTTACAAATGAGGAACAGGTCCTTAtataagaatacataattataaCGGTTTTCCTACTTAATTATATCTCGTAAATGACATTAATTTCCTTTATTGCCTGTTACCATATTTAATTGTAACAGTTATAATAATAACTGAGGATTTCCCGTAATTAAGATCAATGTCGATTTCCCTTCCTTATTTATAACAGGTTCATGAATCTTCCCCTTTTATGCTCTTCATTCATCTCGTGCATATTTCTTCTTTTCCAGATGTCAGGGTCGGTACCTCTTCTGATAAAACATCAGGGGTGTTTCATTCATGCTTTTTCGTTTTCTTTTATTGACTCAACTAAAAGTGCCACTTTTCACCTCGCTGATGGTCAAGCTGCCATGCCTTTTTTTCACCAATACACAAATATTTCAGAACAACAGGTTTG
This sequence is a window from Nicotiana tomentosiformis chromosome 5, ASM39032v3, whole genome shotgun sequence. Protein-coding genes within it:
- the LOC117278406 gene encoding uncharacterized protein, yielding MEDEAEHFVARCECQRYANNMHRPAKFLHSVISPWTFMKLGMDIIGPMPQAKGKIKWITSVPYHLMANRQAESTNKVIINNLKKQLEESKVKWQKVLPGVLWAYRTMTKTSTGETPFLLVYGTEALIPADIGKPSTRYTRTIKVTNEKELRINLDLTEERREALLVRMADEK